The DNA sequence TTTTCTGGCCGAGGTTTCTCCTCTGATGGTTTTCCCGTATGATTGTTATCAGCCTGACCATTTTGGTTTCTTTGAACATGGTCACTTGCATTGCCCCAACCACTATCTGAATGCGGACGTTCGTTTGGATGTTCGACATAGTACTTGACAGTCGCAAAGAGATCCTCTAGAGTATAGCCCTTAGGAGCCTCATAAAGTCTTTCGTCAAACCACTCAAATTTGATGTTATGGTAATGATCATAATGAGGAATGATTAAACTACCGTTTTTAACTTCCACGGTATGTTGGAGATTGTAAGGCATACGATCAAGCGGCACCTTCTTAGCTGCTTTCACGCGGTTGTAGATAGCTTCTGCTCCTTTAGCCTCCGTATTTCCTGGATCCTGATGGTCTGTTGAAGGAGGAGTCAAACCTTTCTCTTTAGCATAAGCCTGAGCTGCCGCTCTTTCGGCTTCAGACAAACTATCTTTTTTAATCCAATGACTATGGGTCATATGTGGAGTTACATAGGCATCCCCCTCATCACTGGTGATATCACGAGGATCAAAGATATAGCCATCTTCTGTTGTATACTTGCCTGCCAACTTGGCTACCTGAATCTCATCATCAGTGTAGGCAATTTGCGCATTTGGTTTTCCTAAACGTTCTGGATGACGAATCGGTGCTAGGAAGGTAAGAATATCATCTACTAACTTGACTTTATCGCTTGAGACATCATTGAGACGTTCCAAGAGCTTATCCAAAGCGTCAAAATCAGCTTGGCGCCCTTTATTATCAAGTAAGTCTTGATGAACTCTTGCTAGTAAATCATAAGCCTTATTGTAAAATCCTCGATTAGCAGATGGGAGGTTGATTTTCTTAGCTCCTAGCTTATGAGACAAACTTTCTTGCTTAGCTAGTTTGCTATCAATGGCTGCTGCTGTTTCTGCTGAAAGTTCCTTGACAGGAATATAACGTGAGGTTCCATTCTCCTCAAAGACATAGCCATCAGCTACTTTTCGAACCGCTTGTCTAACCAATTTTTCGTCAATTGGATTGCTTGGAGCTGGTTGAGGATTTGGTGCAGGTTGCGGGCTTGGACTAGGTTCCGGAGTCGGTTGTGGACTTGATTGTTCTGGTCTTGAATCCGGCACCCAATGGTTCGAACGATAGCGAAGCGGGATGATGCGAGCGATTCGTTCTTCCAATTCAGACATCTGTGAATAAGGGATAAAATGGTAATGGTCCCCATGAGGTACTGCAACACCTCTAGCTGTTCGACTTGTGATTTGTGCTGGATCAAAGACAAGGCCATCAGATTCTACGTGTCGTTGGCTGAGTGGCAAGGCATAAAGTTGTTTCAGAAGGCCATCAATATCCTCATCACTTTGACTCGCTTGACTATCGTCGCTACTGTTACTGTTGTTAGCCGTGTTTGTGTTCGTATAGCCACTACCTTGATTATTATAGGATGGGGTCCATCTATCTATATCACTGCTAGCACTGTTGTTATTGGTACGGCGATATGTAGGCGTATTTGATTGACCACTTCTACCAGATAGGAAGGCTTCTGCGGCAGCCAATTCGCTGGCTGATAACTCACTCTTAGGAATATAATGGTAATGGTCGCCGTGAGGAACGATATAAGCATCACCAGTATCTTCAATGATATCAGAAGCATTAAAGATGTAGCCATCATCTGTGGTATAGCGTCCTTGTGAACGTGCCAAGGCTACCGCACCATCGTTTGCTGAAGTTCCTCCTTCACGATGCTGACTATGCTCTTGTTTTTGTCGATTAATTTCTTCTTTGGTACGGACATTATCCGCATGGGCTGCATCCTTAAGGTAGACATAGTATTTTCCATCTACCTTGATAACATAACCACCCTTGATTTCACTGATAATATCCTCGTCTTTTAGCTGGTAGTTTGGATCCTTCATGAGCAACTCTTCACTGATGATAGCGTCATAAGGAACCTTGCCATTGTAATAATGATAGTGGTCGCCGTGTGAAGTGACATAGCCTTGGTCTGTTATCTTGATGACGATTTGCTCTGCATTGATTCCTTCACGCTTGCTAACCTCATCAGGAGTCAAATTCTCCGTTTTTTGCGTCGCTTGTTTACCATCAACGTAAGACACACGATTATTTTCCTTGACTGTTCTAGCTTGATACAATCCCAACTCATAAGAACAAACACTTAAAATCAAGGCTGCCGCAGAACCAGCTAGATATTTTTTATTAATTTTCATCGAAACTCACTTTCTTTTTTAATATTTCTATTTGCAATTCATTTCTAAATTGCAGAAACTCCTCTCTATTACTTAACTGGTTAATAGTTTACTCCTAAATTTGCAACTTGTCAAGAATTTTATGAACCAGTTAAGCATTTTTTGTTCTGACAACAAATTTCTCAAGATTGGGGTTTATATAAGAAAGATTGGCTTAAAAATTCTTTAAAAAAATCCCTGCAACTGAGTTGCAAGGACTTTTCGATTAATCAAAATTAACGTATTCTTTTTGAAGTTCAAGAACTTCTTCCATTGTTGAGCATTCTGTAAGGGCACGGTTTGCGTACTCTTCCATCTTAGCTGTATCGAGTTTCTTCATCAAGCTACGTGTACGAAGGACAGATGTTGCTGACATAGAGAACTCATCCAAGCCCATTCCGACAAGAAGTGGAACAGCCTTTTGGTCACCAGCCATCTCACCACACATACCAGCCCATTTACCTTCAGCGTGAGCTGCTTTAATAACGTTGTTGATCAAACGAAGGATTGATGGGTTGTATGGTTGGTAAAGGTATGAAACTTGTTCGTTCATACGGTCTGCTGCCATTGTGTATTGGATCAAGTCGTTTGTACCAATTGAGAAGAAGTCAACTTCTTTTGCAAATTGGTCTGCAAGCATAGCCGCTGCAGGAATCTCGATCATAATACCAACTTGGATATTATCCGCAACTGCAACACCTTCAGCAAGAAGGTTTGCTTTTTCTTCGTCAAAGACTGCTTTGGCTGCACGGAATTCTTTCAAGAGCGCAACCATTGGGAACATGATACGCAATTGACCATGTACAGACGCACGAAGAAGAGCACGGATTTGAGTGCGGAACATAGCATCTCCAGTTTCAGAGATAGAGATACGAAGGGCACGGAATCCAAGGAATGGGTTCATTTCATGAGGCATATCGAAGTAAGGAAGTTCCTTATCTCCACCGATATCCATTGTACGAACGACAACAGGTTTACCATTCATTCCTTCAAGTACAGCTTTGTATGCTTCATACTGCTCGTCTTCTGTTGGGAAGTCTTGAGAATCCATGTACAAGAACTCTGTACGGTAAAGACCAACAGCTTCGGCACCGTTGGCATTGACACCTTCAACGTCTTTTGGAGTACCGATATTAGCAGCCAATTCAAAGTGTTTACCATCAGCAGTCACTGTTTGAGCATCTTTCAAAAGTGCCCATTCAGCTTTTTGCTTCGCATAAGCTTCACCAGCGGCCTTGAATTCTGCCGCTTGCTCATCAGTTGGGTTGATAATCACTTCACCAGTGATACCGTTAACAGCGAGGATATCACCAT is a window from the Streptococcus oralis genome containing:
- a CDS encoding pneumococcal-type histidine triad protein, with product MKINKKYLAGSAAALILSVCSYELGLYQARTVKENNRVSYVDGKQATQKTENLTPDEVSKREGINAEQIVIKITDQGYVTSHGDHYHYYNGKVPYDAIISEELLMKDPNYQLKDEDIISEIKGGYVIKVDGKYYVYLKDAAHADNVRTKEEINRQKQEHSQHREGGTSANDGAVALARSQGRYTTDDGYIFNASDIIEDTGDAYIVPHGDHYHYIPKSELSASELAAAEAFLSGRSGQSNTPTYRRTNNNSASSDIDRWTPSYNNQGSGYTNTNTANNSNSSDDSQASQSDEDIDGLLKQLYALPLSQRHVESDGLVFDPAQITSRTARGVAVPHGDHYHFIPYSQMSELEERIARIIPLRYRSNHWVPDSRPEQSSPQPTPEPSPSPQPAPNPQPAPSNPIDEKLVRQAVRKVADGYVFEENGTSRYIPVKELSAETAAAIDSKLAKQESLSHKLGAKKINLPSANRGFYNKAYDLLARVHQDLLDNKGRQADFDALDKLLERLNDVSSDKVKLVDDILTFLAPIRHPERLGKPNAQIAYTDDEIQVAKLAGKYTTEDGYIFDPRDITSDEGDAYVTPHMTHSHWIKKDSLSEAERAAAQAYAKEKGLTPPSTDHQDPGNTEAKGAEAIYNRVKAAKKVPLDRMPYNLQHTVEVKNGSLIIPHYDHYHNIKFEWFDERLYEAPKGYTLEDLFATVKYYVEHPNERPHSDSGWGNASDHVQRNQNGQADNNHTGKPSEEKPRPEKPEEEKPREEKPQSEKPESPKPTEEPEEESPEEAEEPQVETEKVEEKLREAEDLLAKIQNPIIKSNAKETLTGLKNNLLFGAQDNNTIMAEAEKLLALLRESK
- the ptsP gene encoding phosphoenolpyruvate--protein phosphotransferase, translating into MTEMLKGIAASDGVAVAKAYLLVQPDLSFETITVEDTNAEEARLDAALKASQDELSVIREKAVGTLGEEAAQVFDAHLMVLADPEMISQIKETIRAKKVNAEAGLKEVTDMFITIFEGMEDNPYMQERAADIRDVTKRVLANLLGKKLPNPASINEEVIVIAHDLTPSDTAQLDKNFVKAFVTNIGGRTSHSAIMARTLEIAAVLGTNNITEIVKDGDILAVNGITGEVIINPTDEQAAEFKAAGEAYAKQKAEWALLKDAQTVTADGKHFELAANIGTPKDVEGVNANGAEAVGLYRTEFLYMDSQDFPTEDEQYEAYKAVLEGMNGKPVVVRTMDIGGDKELPYFDMPHEMNPFLGFRALRISISETGDAMFRTQIRALLRASVHGQLRIMFPMVALLKEFRAAKAVFDEEKANLLAEGVAVADNIQVGIMIEIPAAAMLADQFAKEVDFFSIGTNDLIQYTMAADRMNEQVSYLYQPYNPSILRLINNVIKAAHAEGKWAGMCGEMAGDQKAVPLLVGMGLDEFSMSATSVLRTRSLMKKLDTAKMEEYANRALTECSTMEEVLELQKEYVNFD